In Candidatus Kaistella beijingensis, a genomic segment contains:
- the infA gene encoding translation initiation factor IF-1 gives MAKQKHIEQDGVIVEALSNAMFRVELENGHVLIAHISGKMRMHYIKLLPGDKVKLELSPYDLSKGRITFRY, from the coding sequence ATGGCAAAACAAAAACATATCGAACAAGATGGCGTGATCGTGGAAGCACTTTCTAACGCCATGTTTCGTGTTGAGCTTGAAAATGGGCATGTCCTCATCGCCCACATTTCAGGTAAAATGAGAATGCATTACATCAAACTTTTACCTGGAGACAAGGTGAAATTAGAACTTTCTCCCTATGATTTATCGAAAGGGAGAATTACTTTCAGATACTAA
- the rpsM gene encoding 30S ribosomal protein S13, protein MARISGIDLPKNKRGVIGLTYIYGIGRSTAAEILKNAGISEDKKVYEWNDDELALIRNYITDNVKVEGELRSEVQLNIKRLMDIGCQRGIRHRLGLPLRGQRTKNNSRTRKGRRKTVANKKKASK, encoded by the coding sequence ATGGCGAGAATTTCAGGTATTGATTTACCAAAAAACAAAAGAGGAGTAATCGGACTTACTTACATCTACGGAATCGGAAGAAGTACGGCTGCTGAAATTTTGAAGAACGCTGGAATCAGCGAAGACAAGAAAGTCTACGAATGGAATGACGATGAATTGGCATTGATCAGAAACTACATCACAGACAACGTAAAAGTTGAAGGTGAATTGCGTTCTGAAGTACAGTTGAACATCAAGCGATTGATGGACATCGGTTGCCAACGAGGAATACGTCACAGACTGGGATTACCTTTAAGAGGCCAAAGAACTAAAAACAATTCTAGAACCCGAAAAGGAAGAAGAAAAACTGTTGCTAACAAGAAAAAAGCAAGTAAATAA
- the rpmD gene encoding 50S ribosomal protein L30, with amino-acid sequence MAKIQVKQVRSAIGRTKTQKRTLEALGLKKLHQVVEHEATPAILGMVAAVSHLVEVQK; translated from the coding sequence ATGGCAAAAATTCAGGTAAAACAAGTAAGAAGCGCTATTGGTAGAACAAAAACCCAAAAGAGAACGCTTGAAGCATTAGGATTGAAAAAACTTCACCAAGTTGTAGAACATGAGGCAACTCCTGCAATCCTTGGAATGGTAGCTGCGGTTAGTCATTTAGTAGAAGTTCAAAAATAA
- the rplO gene encoding 50S ribosomal protein L15 — MNLNNIKPAAGSTHSQKRIGRGQGSGYGGTSTKGHKGQKSRAGYSQKIGFEGGQMPLQRRLPKFGFNNVNRKEYRAINLDTIQALADAKNITDVTKDVLVENGLAKKSEIVKIMGRGELKSGVSISANKFTKSAEEAISKAGGKAITL; from the coding sequence ATGAATTTAAATAACATAAAACCGGCAGCAGGTTCCACTCACAGCCAGAAAAGAATTGGTAGAGGACAAGGAAGCGGATATGGCGGTACTTCAACAAAAGGTCACAAAGGTCAGAAATCCAGAGCTGGTTATTCACAGAAAATCGGTTTCGAAGGTGGACAGATGCCTTTACAGAGAAGATTGCCTAAATTCGGTTTCAACAATGTAAACAGAAAAGAGTACAGAGCAATTAATCTTGATACTATTCAGGCTTTAGCGGATGCGAAAAATATCACAGACGTCACCAAAGATGTTTTGGTAGAAAACGGATTGGCTAAAAAATCTGAAATCGTGAAAATTATGGGTAGAGGTGAATTGAAATCAGGTGTTTCAATCTCTGCGAACAAATTCACAAAATCTGCTGAAGAGGCAATCTCTAAAGCGGGAGGTAAAGCAATTACTCTATAA
- the secY gene encoding preprotein translocase subunit SecY, translated as MKEFIQTLKNIWSLKELREKILFTLGIILVYRFASYISLPAINMAEVGNLLEHYKNQGGNKQGAGLLGLLSSFTGGAFSRASIMALGIMPYISASIIVQLMGMAIPYLQKLQKDGESGRNTLNQITRWLTIAVCLVQAPSYLTSITQMFLPHAQFASAYYVHPQSVMFWLPSIVILVAGSVFAMWLGEKITDKGIGNGISILIMVGILADLPGAFIQEVATQTGKGGLGTIMILIEVLFWMLVVLLAIILSVAVRKIPIQYVSRAQARGGVNRNLMQGARQWIPLKVNAAGVMPIIFAQALMFVPGLLTKVDETNTFLAGFKNVFSWQYNLLYALLIIIFSFFYTAITIPVNQMADDLKRNGGLIPKVRPGKETADYLDDILSKITLPGSIFLAIFAVLPAFLHGTFVQTDRFALFFGGTSLLIMVGVILDTVQQINTYLLNHHYDGLMQSKLSRNTNQ; from the coding sequence ATGAAAGAATTTATACAAACACTAAAAAACATTTGGAGTCTTAAGGAACTTAGGGAAAAAATTCTTTTCACTCTTGGGATTATCCTAGTGTATAGATTCGCATCTTATATTTCCCTACCTGCGATCAATATGGCAGAAGTAGGGAATCTTTTGGAACATTACAAAAACCAGGGCGGCAACAAGCAGGGAGCAGGACTTCTTGGGTTGCTTTCTTCGTTTACAGGTGGTGCATTCTCTCGAGCGTCGATTATGGCACTCGGAATTATGCCCTACATTTCTGCTTCCATTATCGTACAGTTAATGGGAATGGCCATTCCTTATCTTCAGAAACTTCAGAAGGATGGGGAAAGCGGCAGAAATACTTTGAACCAAATTACAAGATGGTTAACAATCGCAGTTTGTTTGGTACAGGCTCCTTCTTATCTTACTTCAATTACTCAGATGTTCTTGCCGCATGCACAGTTTGCATCGGCTTATTACGTTCATCCACAGTCAGTTATGTTTTGGCTTCCGAGTATTGTAATTTTGGTGGCAGGTTCTGTATTTGCAATGTGGTTGGGAGAAAAAATTACAGATAAAGGTATTGGTAACGGTATTTCTATCTTGATTATGGTGGGGATTCTTGCGGATCTTCCGGGAGCTTTCATTCAGGAAGTGGCAACACAAACTGGAAAAGGAGGTTTAGGAACCATCATGATTTTAATTGAAGTATTGTTCTGGATGTTGGTAGTTCTTCTTGCCATTATCTTATCGGTTGCGGTAAGAAAAATCCCAATTCAATATGTAAGCCGCGCTCAAGCGAGAGGTGGAGTAAACAGAAACTTGATGCAGGGAGCAAGACAATGGATTCCATTGAAAGTGAATGCAGCGGGAGTTATGCCGATCATCTTTGCACAGGCATTAATGTTCGTTCCGGGATTATTGACAAAAGTTGATGAAACCAACACGTTCCTTGCAGGCTTCAAAAATGTATTCAGTTGGCAGTATAATTTGTTGTACGCGTTGTTGATTATCATTTTCTCATTCTTTTATACCGCGATTACAATTCCGGTAAATCAAATGGCAGATGATTTGAAACGTAACGGCGGATTAATTCCTAAAGTAAGACCAGGGAAGGAAACGGCTGATTATCTGGATGATATTTTATCAAAAATTACTTTGCCAGGTTCCATATTTTTGGCTATCTTTGCAGTCCTTCCGGCATTTTTGCACGGAACGTTTGTACAGACGGATAGATTTGCCCTGTTTTTCGGGGGTACATCGCTGTTAATCATGGTTGGAGTAATCCTAGATACTGTTCAGCAAATTAATACTTATTTGTTGAATCATCATTATGATGGCTTAATGCAGTCAAAATTATCCAGAAATACAAACCAGTAA
- the rpsK gene encoding 30S ribosomal protein S11, which translates to MAKQTKVVKKRKVKVEAIGEAHIQASFNNIIISLTNKNGEVISWASAGKMGFRGSKKNTPFAAQMAAENCSQVAHEAGLRRVKVFVKGPGAGRESAIRTIHNSGIEVSEIVDVTPMPHNGCRPPKRRRV; encoded by the coding sequence ATGGCAAAACAGACAAAAGTTGTTAAAAAAAGAAAAGTAAAAGTTGAGGCGATCGGTGAAGCACACATCCAGGCATCATTCAACAACATTATTATTTCTTTAACGAATAAAAACGGAGAAGTAATCTCTTGGGCATCTGCCGGAAAAATGGGATTCAGAGGTTCTAAAAAGAATACTCCATTCGCAGCGCAAATGGCTGCAGAAAATTGCTCGCAAGTTGCTCACGAAGCAGGTCTTAGAAGAGTAAAGGTGTTTGTGAAAGGTCCAGGTGCAGGTAGAGAATCTGCCATCAGAACCATCCACAATTCAGGAATTGAAGTAAGTGAAATCGTTGACGTGACTCCAATGCCACACAACGGATGCAGACCACCAAAAAGAAGAAGAGTATAA
- the rpsD gene encoding 30S ribosomal protein S4 — MARYIGPKTKIARKFGAAIYGDDKNFEKRKNQPPGQHGPNKRRGAKKSEYAVQLTEKQKAKYTYGILERQFANLYEKAQRAKGVTGEVLLQLCESRLDNVVYRLGFAKTRAAARQLVSHRHVTVNGELVNIPSYLLKAGDVVAIREKSKSLGVIADSLASKANYEWLQFNDEKKEGTFISAPERIQIPEDIKEQLIVELYSK; from the coding sequence ATGGCAAGATATATTGGACCTAAAACTAAGATTGCAAGAAAATTTGGTGCTGCAATCTACGGAGACGACAAAAACTTCGAGAAAAGAAAAAACCAACCACCGGGACAACACGGCCCGAATAAAAGAAGAGGAGCAAAAAAATCAGAATACGCAGTTCAGTTAACTGAAAAGCAAAAAGCAAAATACACTTACGGTATTTTGGAAAGACAATTTGCTAACCTATACGAAAAAGCGCAAAGAGCAAAAGGCGTTACAGGTGAAGTTCTTTTACAGTTGTGTGAGTCGAGATTAGACAACGTGGTGTACAGACTTGGTTTCGCAAAAACCAGAGCTGCTGCACGTCAGTTGGTGTCTCACAGACACGTAACAGTAAACGGAGAATTGGTAAACATTCCATCTTATTTGTTGAAAGCGGGTGATGTAGTGGCAATCAGAGAGAAATCAAAATCTCTTGGAGTGATCGCTGATTCATTGGCTTCAAAAGCAAACTATGAGTGGTTACAATTCAACGACGAGAAAAAAGAAGGTACTTTCATTTCTGCACCGGAAAGAATCCAAATTCCGGAAGATATCAAAGAACAATTGATCGTCGAACTTTACTCTAAATAA
- the rpmJ gene encoding 50S ribosomal protein L36: MKVRASIKKRSADCKIVRRKGVLFVINKKNPKFKQRQG; encoded by the coding sequence ATGAAAGTTAGAGCATCTATCAAAAAAAGAAGTGCTGATTGCAAAATCGTTCGCCGTAAAGGTGTTCTGTTTGTGATCAACAAGAAGAATCCAAAATTTAAACAAAGACAAGGCTAA